From one Flavobacterium sp. N502536 genomic stretch:
- the thrS gene encoding threonine--tRNA ligase, producing MIKITLPDGSIREFASGVTPMEVAKSISEGFARNVISASFNGTTIETETPLTTDGSLTLYTWNDAEGKKAFWHSTSHVMAQALEELYPGIKLTLGPAIANGFYYDVDFEDQKISDADFKKIEDRVLEISRGKHEFKMRPVSKADALEMYKDNVYKTELISNLEDGTITFCDHATFTDLCRGGHIPNTGIIKAMKVMSVAGAYWRGDEKNKQLTRVYGTSFPKQKDLTEYLELLEEAKRRDHRKLGKELELFAFSQKVGQGLPLWLPKGAALRDRLEQFLKRAQKKAGYEQVVTPHIGQKELYVTSGHYAKYGADSFQPIHTPAEGEEFLLKPMNCPHHCEIYNVRPWSYKDLPKRYAEFGTVYRYEQSGELHGLTRVRGFTQDDAHIFCTPEQLDEEFKKVIDLVLYVFGSLGFENFTAQISLRDQENREKYIGTDENWEKAENAIINAAADKGLNTVVEYGEAAFYGPKLDFMVKDALGRQWQLGTIQVDYNLPERFELTYKGADNELHRPVMIHRAPFGSMERFIAILLEHTAGNFPLWLMPEQAIILSLSEKYEIYAKKVLDLLENHEIRALIDNRNETIGKKIRDAEMQKTPFMLIVGEEEEKNGTVSIRRHGQEGKGNITVTIDEFVAIVNEEIKKTLKVFTV from the coding sequence ATGATTAAGATTACTTTACCCGACGGGTCAATTAGAGAGTTTGCTTCAGGCGTAACTCCGATGGAGGTTGCGAAAAGCATTAGTGAAGGATTTGCAAGAAACGTGATTTCGGCATCTTTTAATGGTACAACAATTGAAACCGAAACTCCATTGACGACCGACGGTAGTCTTACTTTATATACCTGGAATGATGCTGAAGGAAAAAAAGCTTTCTGGCATTCAACTTCACACGTAATGGCACAAGCCCTTGAAGAATTGTACCCTGGAATTAAACTAACTCTGGGACCTGCAATTGCGAACGGTTTCTATTATGATGTTGACTTTGAAGATCAAAAGATTTCTGACGCTGATTTTAAAAAGATCGAAGATCGTGTTCTTGAGATTTCAAGAGGAAAACACGAATTTAAAATGCGTCCCGTTAGTAAAGCTGATGCTTTAGAGATGTACAAAGACAACGTTTACAAAACGGAATTGATTTCGAATCTTGAAGACGGAACAATTACATTTTGCGATCACGCTACTTTTACTGATTTATGCCGTGGTGGACATATTCCGAATACCGGAATCATCAAAGCAATGAAAGTGATGAGTGTTGCCGGTGCTTACTGGAGAGGTGATGAGAAAAACAAACAGCTTACTCGTGTTTACGGAACTTCTTTCCCTAAACAAAAGGATCTGACTGAATATCTTGAACTTTTAGAAGAAGCAAAACGTCGTGATCACCGTAAATTAGGTAAAGAACTTGAACTGTTCGCTTTCTCTCAGAAAGTTGGACAAGGTTTGCCATTATGGTTACCAAAAGGTGCTGCCCTTAGAGATCGTTTAGAACAATTTTTAAAGAGAGCTCAAAAGAAAGCAGGTTACGAACAAGTTGTTACTCCACATATTGGACAAAAAGAACTTTATGTTACTTCTGGTCACTATGCAAAATATGGCGCTGATAGTTTTCAGCCGATACACACTCCTGCTGAGGGTGAAGAGTTTTTATTGAAACCAATGAACTGTCCTCACCACTGTGAAATCTACAATGTAAGACCATGGTCGTACAAAGATTTACCGAAGCGTTACGCAGAATTTGGTACTGTATACAGATACGAGCAATCGGGTGAATTACACGGACTGACTCGCGTAAGAGGATTTACTCAGGATGATGCCCATATTTTTTGTACTCCGGAACAATTGGATGAAGAATTCAAAAAAGTAATCGACCTGGTACTTTATGTATTTGGTTCATTAGGTTTTGAAAACTTTACTGCTCAGATTTCATTAAGAGATCAGGAAAACAGAGAGAAATATATCGGTACTGATGAAAACTGGGAGAAAGCCGAAAATGCGATTATCAACGCAGCAGCCGACAAAGGACTGAATACAGTTGTAGAATACGGTGAAGCTGCTTTCTACGGCCCAAAGCTTGACTTTATGGTTAAAGACGCTTTAGGAAGACAATGGCAATTAGGAACTATTCAGGTAGATTACAACCTACCGGAGCGTTTTGAATTAACCTACAAAGGCGCAGATAATGAATTACACCGTCCGGTTATGATTCACAGAGCTCCTTTTGGATCAATGGAACGTTTTATCGCAATTTTACTAGAACACACTGCAGGAAATTTCCCACTTTGGCTAATGCCGGAGCAAGCTATAATCTTGTCTTTGAGCGAGAAATACGAAATATATGCTAAAAAAGTTTTAGATTTGCTAGAAAATCACGAAATTCGCGCCCTAATTGACAACCGAAACGAAACTATCGGTAAGAAAATTAGAGATGCTGAGATGCAGAAAACTCCATTTATGCTGATTGTTGGTGAGGAAGAGGAGAAAAACGGAACTGTTTCTATCCGTCGTCACGGGCAAGAAGGAAAAGGCAATATTACAGTTACAATTGATGAATTTGTCGCAATTGTAAACGAAGAAATAAAAAAGACATTAAAAGTTTTTACAGTTTAA
- the infC gene encoding translation initiation factor IF-3 yields MRSNRGYQPRVEKKDAHRINNNIRGVQEVRLVGENIEPGVFKLAEALRLADQFELDLVEISPNAEPPVCKIMDYKKFVYEQKKRDKVLKAKSTQVVVKEIRFGPQTDEHDYEFKRKNAEKFLKEGAKLKAFVFFKGRSIIYKDQGQILLLRLATDLEEHGKVEAMPVLEGKRMIMFIAPKKKK; encoded by the coding sequence ATAAGAAGCAACAGAGGTTACCAACCTCGAGTAGAAAAAAAGGATGCCCACAGAATAAACAATAACATTCGTGGCGTACAAGAAGTAAGATTAGTAGGCGAAAACATCGAACCAGGTGTATTTAAGCTTGCTGAAGCTTTACGATTAGCGGATCAATTTGAACTGGATTTAGTTGAGATTTCGCCAAATGCTGAACCACCGGTTTGCAAAATCATGGATTACAAGAAATTCGTTTACGAACAAAAGAAACGTGATAAGGTGTTAAAAGCTAAGTCTACGCAGGTTGTCGTAAAAGAGATTCGATTTGGTCCTCAAACGGATGAGCATGATTACGAATTTAAAAGAAAGAATGCTGAGAAGTTCCTTAAAGAAGGAGCGAAATTAAAAGCATTCGTATTCTTCAAAGGACGTTCTATCATCTATAAAGATCAGGGTCAGATTTTATTATTACGTTTGGCAACGGATCTGGAAGAGCACGGTAAAGTTGAAGCAATGCCTGTTTTGGAAGGAAAGAGAATGATTATGTTCATTGCTCCGAAAAAGAAAAAATAA
- the rpmI gene encoding 50S ribosomal protein L35, which yields MPKMKTKSSAKKRFKVTGSGKIKRKHAFKSHILTKKSKKRKLALTHSALVHSTDMKSIKQQLRII from the coding sequence ATGCCTAAAATGAAAACAAAATCTAGCGCCAAGAAACGTTTTAAAGTTACTGGTTCTGGAAAGATTAAAAGAAAGCATGCTTTTAAAAGTCACATCTTGACTAAAAAATCTAAAAAACGTAAATTAGCTTTGACACACTCAGCGCTAGTTCACTCAACAGATATGAAAAGCATCAAACAACAATTAAGAATTATCTAA
- the rplT gene encoding 50S ribosomal protein L20, which yields MPRSVNSVAKRARRKKIMKQAKGFFGRRKNVWTVAKNAVEKAMSYAYRDRKQNKRNFRALWIQRINAGARLEGMSYSQFMGKVKANGIELNRKVLADLAMNHPEAFKAILNKVK from the coding sequence ATGCCAAGATCGGTAAATTCAGTTGCTAAAAGAGCAAGAAGAAAAAAAATAATGAAGCAAGCCAAAGGTTTCTTTGGTAGACGTAAAAACGTTTGGACAGTTGCTAAGAATGCGGTAGAGAAAGCGATGAGCTACGCTTACCGTGACAGAAAACAGAATAAAAGAAATTTCCGTGCTTTATGGATTCAACGTATCAACGCTGGAGCTAGATTAGAAGGAATGTCTTATTCTCAATTCATGGGGAAAGTAAAAGCTAACGGAATCGAATTGAACCGTAAAGTTCTTGCAGATTTAGCGATGAACCACCCTGAAGCTTTCAAAGCAATACTTAATAAAGTAAAATAA
- a CDS encoding Crp/Fnr family transcriptional regulator — translation MYTALFTHIEKFVTLEASEVALLETALSLATIKKKDHVLREGQVCNTLYFIVKGCMRQYIINSKGTEQTLQFGIENWWITDYLSYHNHVPSHFYIQAVENSEVIALEKSVLESILIQVPKLERYFRIVSQKSFGAAQMRIKFLFTMSAEERYHHFNDLNPEFVQRVPQYMLASYLDFSAEFMSKIRAGKV, via the coding sequence ATGTATACCGCACTTTTTACTCATATCGAAAAGTTTGTCACACTCGAAGCTTCTGAAGTTGCTCTCTTAGAAACTGCCTTAAGTTTAGCGACCATTAAAAAGAAAGACCATGTACTACGAGAAGGTCAAGTTTGCAATACCTTGTATTTTATCGTAAAAGGATGCATGCGCCAATACATCATTAATTCAAAAGGCACAGAACAAACCCTTCAATTCGGAATTGAAAACTGGTGGATTACAGATTATCTGAGCTATCACAACCATGTCCCTTCTCATTTTTATATTCAGGCTGTAGAGAATTCTGAAGTTATTGCCTTAGAAAAATCTGTGCTGGAATCGATACTCATTCAAGTTCCGAAATTGGAACGTTACTTTCGTATTGTCTCACAGAAGTCTTTTGGAGCAGCACAAATGCGCATTAAATTCCTGTTCACCATGTCGGCAGAAGAAAGATACCATCACTTTAATGATCTGAATCCGGAGTTTGTTCAGCGCGTTCCACAATACATGCTTGCCTCCTACCTTGATTTTTCAGCTGAATTTATGAGCAAAATCAGAGCAGGGAAAGTTTAA
- a CDS encoding carboxymuconolactone decarboxylase family protein has translation MKPRIPIPTAAPQAYQALLNLEKYISTTSLTPVHKELIKIRASQINGCAHCINMHTVDARKHGISEQRIYLLSAWRDTDIYTEEEKAILALTEEVTLISHHVSDATYQNAASLFDDQYLAEIILAIITINSWNRIAITTGLRVS, from the coding sequence ATGAAACCAAGAATCCCTATCCCAACAGCAGCTCCTCAGGCTTACCAAGCATTACTAAACTTAGAAAAATACATTTCGACTACTTCACTCACGCCTGTACACAAAGAGTTGATTAAAATTCGTGCTTCGCAAATAAACGGATGTGCACATTGCATTAACATGCATACTGTTGACGCACGCAAACACGGTATCTCTGAACAACGCATTTACCTGTTAAGCGCCTGGCGTGATACTGATATTTATACGGAGGAAGAAAAAGCCATTTTGGCCCTAACGGAAGAAGTGACACTCATTAGCCATCACGTTTCGGATGCGACTTATCAAAATGCCGCAAGTTTATTTGATGATCAATATCTTGCCGAAATTATTCTGGCAATCATTACGATTAACTCCTGGAACAGAATCGCTATCACTACGGGATTGAGAGTTTCTTAA
- a CDS encoding tetratricopeptide repeat protein, translating into MIPYRMRTFLYIIFTFLFLFSCQKKTSNNPKSKNTKAEVNQTIVTANRFYERKEFDSAFFYYNKLKFLCDPVTDSENYFNSINRMAEIQQDHADYAGSENTIKEGLPHLKHVKKQSQIWSTYVILSINYLNTYDYKNALLYNQKALRLKTEEWRKLAAKNNIAVILMEEKKYYEALQIFLSLVTKKEVADNDEFQGKALDNIGFCYFKINDLDEALSYFKKSLEIRQKQNNSFDLGKSYQHFAKFYEESNPVLAKKYMLLSYEKFSRINTIDERLSTLKLIIKNSSDRELKKYSIIYVNLIDSVFEARQKAKNQYAKIKYDSKKEKNENLRLKTHKVENETQLERQRNRNIISYIIIAFCLSLVTVLYFYLTSKGNKDKIKASYQSETRIAKKLHDELANDIYHTMAFAENKNLSIAENKEQLLNNLEAIYSRTQDISKENNPTITSENYVLNLKKMIAGFNTPGTNVLLNGVETIDWDEIQKTKKTTVYRIVQELLVNMNKHSAATLVTITFKKTDKTVMISYTDNGKGIDLNTIQFKNGLYNVESRILAIKGEIHIDSATEKGFKVALKFPLR; encoded by the coding sequence ATGATACCTTACAGAATGCGGACTTTCCTTTATATTATCTTTACTTTTTTATTTCTTTTTTCCTGTCAGAAAAAGACTTCGAATAACCCGAAATCAAAAAATACAAAAGCTGAAGTTAACCAAACGATCGTTACTGCCAATCGCTTTTATGAACGCAAAGAATTTGACAGCGCATTTTTTTACTACAACAAACTAAAATTTCTCTGTGACCCTGTAACAGATTCCGAAAACTATTTTAATTCTATCAACCGCATGGCAGAGATCCAGCAAGATCATGCCGATTATGCGGGCAGCGAGAATACGATCAAAGAAGGACTACCCCATCTCAAACATGTAAAGAAACAATCGCAAATATGGAGTACGTACGTTATTTTAAGCATCAATTACTTAAACACCTACGACTATAAAAATGCCCTGTTATACAATCAGAAAGCCCTACGGTTAAAAACAGAAGAGTGGAGAAAGCTAGCGGCCAAAAACAACATCGCAGTGATCTTAATGGAGGAAAAAAAGTACTATGAGGCGCTCCAGATTTTTCTGTCTTTAGTAACGAAGAAGGAAGTTGCAGACAATGATGAATTTCAGGGAAAAGCATTAGACAATATTGGCTTTTGTTATTTTAAAATAAATGACTTAGACGAGGCCTTATCCTATTTCAAAAAAAGCCTCGAGATAAGACAAAAGCAAAATAATTCTTTTGACTTAGGAAAAAGCTATCAGCATTTTGCTAAGTTTTACGAAGAAAGCAATCCTGTACTAGCCAAAAAATATATGCTTTTGAGCTATGAGAAATTTAGTCGTATCAATACTATCGACGAACGTCTGTCAACACTAAAACTTATCATCAAAAACAGCTCCGATCGGGAATTAAAAAAATACTCTATTATTTACGTGAATCTGATTGACAGTGTTTTTGAAGCGAGACAAAAGGCCAAAAATCAATATGCCAAAATCAAATACGACTCCAAAAAAGAAAAGAATGAAAATTTAAGACTCAAAACGCATAAAGTAGAAAACGAAACACAGTTGGAAAGACAACGCAACAGAAATATCATCTCGTATATTATTATTGCTTTTTGTTTGAGTTTAGTCACAGTGCTCTATTTTTATCTGACTTCAAAAGGAAATAAAGACAAAATAAAAGCTTCTTATCAAAGCGAAACACGCATTGCCAAAAAACTACACGACGAACTGGCGAATGACATTTATCACACGATGGCTTTTGCCGAAAACAAAAATCTTTCTATCGCAGAGAATAAAGAACAATTATTGAATAATCTCGAAGCGATATATTCGCGAACACAGGACATCTCTAAAGAGAACAACCCAACGATAACTTCAGAGAATTATGTTCTTAACTTAAAAAAAATGATCGCAGGATTCAATACTCCTGGCACCAATGTTTTATTAAATGGTGTAGAAACGATTGACTGGGACGAAATTCAAAAAACCAAAAAGACCACCGTTTACAGAATAGTACAGGAATTATTGGTCAATATGAACAAACACAGCGCAGCCACTCTTGTTACAATCACTTTTAAAAAAACAGACAAAACGGTAATGATTAGCTATACTGACAACGGAAAAGGAATTGATCTTAATACGATCCAGTTTAAAAATGGCCTTTATAATGTCGAGAGCAGAATTTTGGCTATAAAAGGAGAAATTCATATTGATTCGGCAACAGAAAAAGGTTTTAAAGTGGCCCTAAAATTCCCATTGCGATAA
- a CDS encoding tetratricopeptide repeat-containing sensor histidine kinase, which translates to MKISSFLKNKIFLRSVFVLLLLGLVAVAFSYPFRKTETKKIRIENKERTAAIKKNIDQGDKLFDKGAYADSYFYYKKATQLCKPIDHYADDYVYSYLSIANLQQNMSNYIACEESIAMVLPHLKKTSKPKFTYNTYTLLAYNYYFTYDDDNALFYHKKALKLATSPYKKAVILCDISNIYLNQKKYKKVIDILEPLAKRKIKHETDSIKTANAYAILLENLGYCYYEVGDPRALDCLKKSSAIKLKLNEDYELVSSYNNLALYYSKTNPALSKLYAEKEYQSACKANSATFKANSLSSLITKSEGKELKKYALSYIKIIDSLTIARRKAKNQFSTIKYSSNQNKEENLQLKAQKAENELQLERQKKRNIVSYIVMFSTTMISLLVFVHLLSKSRKEKNDAILQSEIRISKKLHDELAQDVYQTLKFSAHTDLKQEENKDQLLNSLNAIYAKARNISKENSSIVTDENYSTVLKEMISGFKTPDLNIILNGFDQISWNEIEKGKKIILYRILQELFGNMKKHSEATLVSLNFKDIEKKITINYSDNGVGAYNRSLILKNGLQNVESRIKTINGNIIFDSNSKTGFKLSFNFPK; encoded by the coding sequence ATGAAAATCTCTTCTTTCCTAAAAAATAAAATCTTCTTACGATCTGTTTTCGTATTACTGCTCCTGGGATTAGTCGCTGTGGCCTTTTCATATCCATTTCGAAAAACCGAAACGAAGAAAATACGAATCGAAAATAAAGAAAGAACTGCCGCCATTAAAAAAAATATTGATCAGGGCGATAAACTATTCGACAAAGGAGCTTATGCCGATTCTTATTTTTATTATAAAAAAGCCACTCAGCTTTGCAAACCGATAGACCATTATGCCGATGACTATGTTTACTCCTATTTGTCTATTGCCAATCTGCAACAAAATATGAGTAATTATATTGCATGTGAAGAATCCATTGCGATGGTTTTGCCGCATCTTAAAAAAACAAGTAAGCCCAAGTTTACGTACAACACCTATACCCTCTTGGCTTACAATTATTATTTTACCTATGACGATGACAACGCCTTATTCTATCATAAAAAAGCATTAAAACTAGCTACTTCTCCTTATAAAAAGGCGGTAATTTTATGTGACATATCCAACATTTATCTCAATCAAAAGAAATACAAAAAAGTGATTGATATACTCGAGCCTTTAGCCAAAAGAAAAATCAAACATGAAACGGACTCCATAAAAACAGCCAATGCATACGCCATTTTACTGGAAAATCTGGGATACTGTTACTATGAAGTTGGTGATCCACGCGCTTTGGACTGTCTTAAAAAAAGCTCGGCCATAAAACTTAAGCTGAATGAAGATTATGAATTGGTAAGTTCTTATAATAATCTTGCCTTGTATTATTCCAAAACAAATCCTGCGCTGTCAAAACTGTACGCGGAAAAGGAGTACCAGTCGGCCTGCAAAGCAAATTCGGCTACATTCAAAGCCAACTCATTGTCGTCTTTAATTACAAAATCGGAAGGAAAAGAATTAAAAAAATACGCTTTGTCCTATATCAAAATAATAGACAGCCTAACGATTGCCCGAAGAAAAGCCAAAAATCAATTTTCGACCATAAAATACAGTTCCAATCAGAATAAAGAAGAAAACCTTCAGCTAAAAGCCCAAAAAGCTGAAAATGAACTACAATTAGAAAGGCAAAAAAAACGAAATATTGTTTCCTACATTGTTATGTTTTCTACTACAATGATCAGTTTATTGGTATTTGTTCATCTACTTTCTAAAAGCAGAAAAGAAAAAAACGATGCTATTCTTCAAAGTGAAATCCGAATCTCTAAAAAACTTCACGATGAATTGGCACAAGATGTTTATCAAACCTTAAAATTTTCAGCACATACCGATTTAAAACAAGAAGAAAACAAAGACCAGCTTTTGAACAGCCTCAATGCTATTTATGCTAAAGCCCGAAATATCTCTAAAGAAAACAGCTCGATTGTAACCGATGAAAATTACAGCACCGTTTTAAAAGAAATGATTTCCGGTTTTAAAACACCCGATTTAAATATTATTCTGAATGGTTTCGATCAGATTTCCTGGAATGAAATAGAAAAAGGTAAGAAGATTATACTTTACAGAATCCTTCAGGAGCTATTTGGAAACATGAAAAAGCACAGCGAGGCGACCTTAGTCAGCCTGAATTTTAAAGATATTGAAAAAAAAATAACGATTAATTACAGCGATAACGGGGTCGGAGCCTATAACAGATCATTAATTTTAAAAAATGGACTACAAAATGTGGAAAGCCGTATTAAAACCATAAATGGAAATATTATTTTTGACTCCAATTCTAAAACAGGTTTTAAATTAAGTTTCAATTTCCCCAAATAA
- a CDS encoding response regulator, which yields MFKKVLVAEDLDSISIAVIQALEELQVPTIDHVKYCDDGLIKIKKALKDNEPYDLLITDLSFKKDHRKISLNGGEELIEAANEVQPGLKKIVFSIEDKSYRIKSLFFDLGISAYVSKGRNSIAELRKAIEGTFRNEERILSSDLSFNFNEKVLFEIESYDISILKLLAQGYILENISNEFKATSITPNGTSSIEKRINKLKIYFKANNNVHLIAIAKDFGLI from the coding sequence ATGTTCAAAAAAGTTTTAGTTGCCGAAGATTTAGACAGTATAAGTATTGCCGTAATTCAAGCACTTGAAGAACTACAGGTTCCCACAATCGATCATGTCAAATATTGTGATGATGGATTAATTAAAATAAAAAAGGCCCTAAAAGATAACGAACCCTACGATTTGTTAATCACTGACTTATCGTTCAAAAAAGACCATCGTAAAATTAGTCTGAATGGTGGTGAAGAGCTGATTGAAGCGGCCAATGAAGTTCAGCCCGGATTAAAAAAAATAGTTTTCTCGATTGAAGATAAGTCCTATCGCATCAAATCGCTTTTTTTTGATTTAGGGATTAGTGCTTATGTATCAAAAGGACGAAATAGTATTGCCGAATTAAGAAAAGCCATTGAAGGCACTTTTAGAAATGAAGAAAGAATACTTTCTTCCGATTTGTCTTTCAATTTTAACGAAAAAGTACTGTTTGAAATCGAATCTTATGACATTTCGATCTTAAAACTCCTGGCGCAAGGTTACATTTTAGAAAATATATCAAACGAATTTAAGGCTACTTCTATTACTCCAAACGGTACCAGCAGTATTGAAAAACGCATCAATAAATTGAAAATTTACTTTAAAGCCAACAACAATGTGCACTTAATTGCCATTGCAAAAGACTTTGGGTTGATTTAA
- a CDS encoding endonuclease/exonuclease/phosphatase family protein yields MKSILSFTLLLFSVLTYSQTKILSWNIENLGKSKSESELNFIANTVLAYDIIAIQEVVAGYGGSQAVAKLAAILNNKGTKWDYTISNPTSGTSYKTERYAFIWKTSKVKLKGNAWLEKKYHLEIDREPYFGTFEINKKTVTLVNFHAITKSKQPETEIKYFKHLPEEYSNLNLVFIGDFNCPQSHSVFTPLKKMGYNSSLQNQKTTLKQKCKETVCLASEFDNIFYRKNSLTYINSGIVSFYKKFNSLQEARKISDHIPIWIEFSLN; encoded by the coding sequence ATGAAATCTATCTTAAGTTTTACTCTCCTCCTTTTTTCAGTTCTCACCTACTCACAAACTAAAATCCTGTCCTGGAATATAGAGAACTTAGGAAAATCTAAATCCGAATCCGAATTAAATTTCATTGCAAACACTGTTCTTGCATATGATATTATTGCTATTCAGGAAGTCGTGGCAGGCTACGGCGGTTCACAGGCTGTTGCAAAACTTGCTGCCATTTTAAACAATAAAGGAACAAAATGGGATTATACGATAAGCAATCCAACAAGCGGGACGAGTTATAAAACAGAACGTTATGCTTTTATCTGGAAAACCAGCAAAGTAAAACTGAAAGGAAATGCCTGGCTGGAAAAAAAATACCATTTAGAAATCGATCGCGAACCTTATTTCGGAACTTTTGAAATCAATAAAAAGACGGTTACATTGGTTAATTTTCATGCTATTACTAAATCGAAGCAACCTGAAACCGAAATCAAGTATTTTAAACACCTTCCGGAAGAATACTCTAATCTAAATCTGGTGTTTATTGGAGATTTCAATTGCCCGCAATCACATTCTGTGTTTACGCCCTTGAAAAAAATGGGGTACAACTCCAGTTTGCAGAATCAAAAAACGACTCTGAAACAAAAATGCAAAGAAACCGTTTGTCTGGCATCAGAATTTGATAATATTTTTTACCGCAAAAACTCGCTAACCTATATCAATTCGGGTATTGTTTCGTTTTATAAAAAATTCAATTCGCTACAGGAAGCCCGTAAAATATCCGATCACATTCCAATCTGGATTGAGTTTTCACTGAATTAA
- a CDS encoding asparagine synthetase B — translation MKKCLLYSFILLLSFTAKASFILLPMDETTQQNHLKAYGITYWCLSRDYKASWLLNYRGGSFLLPDADEIRKECKIRGVSFEILSDAEEASILNDISSPSQNMESVILEKAPKIAVYTPKGKQPWDDAVTLVLTYAEIPFTPIYDEEVLSDQLLLYDWLHLHHEDFTGQYGKFYSAYKNTPWYIEQKKDAEALAAKLGYPKVSQEKGAVAKKIRDFVIGGGFMFAMCSATDSFDIALSADGVDICEAMFDGDASESNYQSKLNYGNSFAFKDFTLERRPEVYEFSDIDMTSKRKIPMEKDYFSLMEFSAKWDPIPSMLCQNHTQLVKGFMGQTTSFDTDLIKSNVLIMGTCELNGESRYIHGEKGKGMFTFFGGHDPEDFQHQVGDPPTVLDLHPNSPGYRLILNNVLFPAARKKKLKT, via the coding sequence ATGAAGAAGTGCTTACTTTATAGTTTCATATTGCTACTTTCATTTACAGCAAAGGCCTCGTTTATCTTACTTCCGATGGACGAAACCACTCAACAGAATCATCTGAAAGCATACGGAATTACCTATTGGTGTTTAAGCAGAGACTATAAAGCGAGTTGGCTCTTAAATTATCGCGGAGGCTCATTTTTGCTTCCGGATGCCGACGAAATTCGCAAAGAATGTAAAATCAGAGGCGTGAGTTTTGAAATACTTTCGGATGCTGAAGAAGCTTCTATACTCAATGATATTTCGAGCCCGTCACAAAATATGGAATCGGTTATTTTAGAAAAAGCTCCTAAAATTGCCGTGTACACGCCCAAAGGGAAACAGCCTTGGGATGATGCGGTAACCTTAGTTTTAACCTATGCCGAAATTCCCTTTACACCCATTTATGATGAAGAAGTTTTAAGCGATCAGCTGCTTCTTTACGATTGGCTGCATTTGCACCACGAAGATTTTACCGGACAATATGGTAAGTTTTACTCTGCTTATAAAAACACACCCTGGTACATTGAGCAAAAAAAGGATGCCGAAGCTTTGGCAGCAAAATTAGGCTATCCTAAAGTTTCTCAGGAAAAAGGAGCGGTTGCAAAAAAAATTAGAGACTTTGTAATTGGAGGTGGATTCATGTTTGCAATGTGTTCTGCCACGGATAGTTTTGATATTGCACTTTCGGCAGATGGAGTAGATATTTGCGAAGCTATGTTTGATGGTGATGCCAGCGAATCCAATTACCAATCAAAATTAAACTACGGAAATTCGTTTGCCTTTAAAGATTTTACCTTAGAACGAAGACCGGAGGTATATGAATTCTCAGATATTGACATGACGTCAAAACGTAAAATTCCTATGGAGAAAGATTATTTTTCTCTAATGGAGTTTTCTGCAAAATGGGACCCGATTCCGAGTATGTTATGCCAGAACCATACCCAGTTAGTAAAAGGATTTATGGGACAAACCACTTCATTTGATACTGATTTAATAAAATCGAATGTGTTGATAATGGGGACTTGCGAGCTGAATGGAGAATCGAGATACATTCATGGCGAAAAAGGAAAAGGGATGTTTACTTTTTTTGGAGGCCATGACCCCGAAGATTTTCAGCATCAGGTTGGAGATCCTCCTACCGTTTTAGATTTACATCCTAATTCACCGGGTTATCGATTGATTCTAAACAATGTTTTGTTTCCTGCTGCAAGAAAGAAAAAGCTTAAAACCTAG